One genomic window of Campylobacter fetus subsp. fetus includes the following:
- a CDS encoding NAD(P)H-dependent oxidoreductase: MKKVLLINGAKDFAHSKGMLNQTLHNEAKNTLQNLGITVQETIIDKGYDVQNELKKWTSNEAIVWQMPGWWMGEPWVVKKYIDEIFTAGHGVLYENDGRSRSNASAKYGSGGLVKDKKYMFSLTWNAPIEAFTNTDQFFGGVGVDGVYLHLHKAHEFIGMGGLPTFICNDVMKNPQVEIYLQNYRKHLEKVFG; this comes from the coding sequence GTGAAAAAAGTACTATTGATAAACGGAGCAAAAGATTTCGCACATTCAAAAGGCATGCTAAACCAAACGCTGCACAACGAAGCAAAAAACACATTGCAAAATCTCGGTATAACAGTGCAAGAAACTATAATCGATAAAGGTTATGACGTACAAAATGAATTAAAAAAATGGACAAGCAATGAAGCTATCGTCTGGCAAATGCCCGGCTGGTGGATGGGTGAACCTTGGGTAGTAAAAAAATACATAGATGAAATTTTTACAGCGGGTCATGGTGTTTTATATGAAAATGACGGAAGAAGCAGAAGCAACGCATCGGCAAAATACGGATCAGGAGGACTTGTAAAAGATAAAAAATATATGTTTAGCTTGACTTGGAATGCACCTATCGAAGCATTTACAAATACCGATCAGTTTTTCGGCGGCGTCGGCGTTGATGGCGTATATCTGCACCTGCACAAAGCTCATGAATTTATAGGAATGGGCGGTCTGCCGACTTTTATATGCAATGATGTTATGAAAAATCCGCAAGTGGAGATATACTTGCAAAATTACCGCAAACATTTAGAAAAAGTATTCGGCTAA
- a CDS encoding flavodoxin, giving the protein MNKILVAYFSVSGQTKLLAKTIAEASCSDIYEITPEQIYTSADLDWHDSNSRSSVEILKKSCNVNFKNAKALSSTTNSTSVKKWLESLGI; this is encoded by the coding sequence ATGAATAAAATATTAGTGGCTTATTTTTCAGTAAGCGGGCAAACTAAACTCCTTGCAAAAACTATAGCAGAGGCAAGCTGCAGCGATATCTACGAGATAACACCAGAGCAAATTTATACTTCAGCCGACCTTGATTGGCACGACTCAAACAGTCGTTCGAGCGTGGAAATTTTGAAAAAATCTTGCAACGTAAATTTCAAAAACGCAAAAGCGTTAAGCTCAACTACAAATAGCACTAGTGTAAAAAAATGGCTGGAGAGTTTGGGTATTTGA
- a CDS encoding phage tail assembly protein — MWESINRALEETALAGLGAGNVILTENGEKYTVVTLSDKKEVKIRHPKGRDVRFMMSGSGQNDSDLLFRLTSNLTCLSEDELENMEAKDCAMVLKEVSSFLA, encoded by the coding sequence ATGTGGGAGTCCATAAATAGGGCTTTAGAAGAGACTGCTTTAGCTGGGCTTGGAGCTGGTAATGTAATACTCACAGAAAATGGTGAGAAATATACGGTAGTTACGTTAAGCGATAAAAAGGAAGTAAAAATCAGACACCCAAAAGGTCGTGATGTGAGATTTATGATGAGTGGTAGTGGGCAAAATGATAGTGATCTGCTATTTAGACTAACGAGCAACCTTACTTGTCTTAGCGAAGATGAACTTGAAAATATGGAAGCAAAAGACTGTGCTATGGTCTTAAAAGAAGTGAGCAGTTTTTTAGCATAG